Part of the Alosa alosa isolate M-15738 ecotype Scorff River chromosome 18, AALO_Geno_1.1, whole genome shotgun sequence genome is shown below.
CTACTGAGGGTCTTCAGTTGGGCTGTCAGCTCACTTCGGAGTTCGGTTCTCAAACTTTCTCTAAGTTCTTCCAGGTCTGACTGCCGCTCACTCCTGGCAGGGGAAGGCCCACCCTGGTTCCGCACAGCATGGACTTGCGTTTCAATGGAGGGCCCATCCAGCTCTTTTTCTAATGCCCGAGCCTCCCGTTGGGCAGCTGGAAAGGTTAGCTGCTCGTCTCTTCGCAGCAGCCGCTGCAATTCTTGTCTCACAGACCCAGCCCAGAGGCCGAGAATGAACTGGTCTCGGAGGAGAGCATCTTCATCCATGTGTGCCTCTCCATCAACAGCACGCCACTTAGCGTAGCACTCCCGCAGTCGAAGGCTAAACAAACTGGTGCTCTCATCTGCAGCTTGTCGGCATTTATAGAACTCACCCAGTCGCTGGGCATTGGAGGCTGTATCTCCAAATATTTTTTCCAGGGCTGTGATGACTTCGCTCACCGTTCACGGCGATCTGGCGCCTGACAGCAGGGCTGCTTCCCGTCTGGCCTCCCCGTCTAGTGTGCTGAAGACAAAGTCAACTTGCTGTTGGGCATTCAGGGGTTGGGCACGTAGCATGGCTCTCGTCTGGGTCTGCCATTCCCCAAACTTCTGCCGCTCCCCAGCAAACTTTGGAACCCAGGGCGCACTGAGGAACCATGGCATAATTAATGGTGACACAGGAGGAATCCCACTTGTAGCATTTACCCCTACTCCCTCATTCTGTTGATTCGTGCCGCTGGGATCCTGCCCGACTACGCCATGAAAAGAGGTGTCAGAAACACGCTCCATGTTTAAGATCCCAGGAGACACGAATCAATCAGAAGATctttaaaaatacaatattttatttatattctcCTAAAATAGCCAAATGTCGCAAATAAAATGCTGCTTAATGTTATCAAATGTAAATCAGTGTAAAAACAGTTCACAAGTCTAGTATAGTTCTCCAGTACAGTCTTTTCTCCAGGAGTCTAGTATAGTTCTCCAGTACAGTCttttctccatctttcctccAGGAAGACGGCGTGTCACTCTTGGGGGTATCCCTGAAGGCACGGGGGGCGCGGCCTGCGTGACGCGTCGACTGGCTACAGCAACGAGAGGGGAATCCCGGAAGTGAGTCTTCCGTGGCGCGTGCCTTCAAAACAACCAGCGGGAGACACAGAGATTAGCGGCAGCACGGTCAGTAGCAATAGAGCGGGCACTTTAGGTCCAATgcatagagagagggaagaaaactACTTTCCTGCCTGACGTGGTTTGGCAGGCCGTTATGGTGTCCAATTCTCCCTCGAGTGGCTGGGAATCCCGTGATCGTCCGGCGTATCACGTCATGGCTCGTGGCTAAGAGGAAAATAACAGACCCTCAGCGAGGTGGCTCCACAACAACAGAAGACCAATGGATACAAGGCTATTAGCAGAAGAACGTCCCTTAACGAGGATACTTGCGTGCATGGTATCAATCCGATCGGGCCAAGGAAACCAGCAGAGGATGTCTATCCAGCGAGGAGGGATCCAAGCACCGGTAACAGCGGAACACCAGCAGGGGAGCGAGCACCTGCGTCTGGGCAGCGGCGGCTCATGGTAAGTCTCGGTGTCTTTATCAGGCCTGGGTCCGTGCTTTGGATGAGTAGGGGGTGGGGTGATAGTTCAGTTCATGGGCGCCATCTGTAGTAGTCAATTGTCAGCCCGCCCACCCTTAATAAGCTTCCCAACCCCAGTGTAAACAAGCACGCGTGAATCATGTCAAAATCATTGCATTCGCAATATCAGTGTAAACAAATCGTGCGTGCTTAACCATCACAGCAATCACAATATCTTAGGAATTACACAAAGCCCATATCACGGTGGTTCACTGCAATCAAGGTGCCAACACACAAGATAAAATACTGACAAAAACGTTTACAGTACTGGCCCGTTTGAcattatttctcccggaaaactcccgtaatttgcatggccatcaaacttcattttaaaatcattaatccattcaggttgccagattgtgtatgaaatacaccctacacatacacgatcacttagtttcaatttcaaccgttttgtcataggctaaaacctggcaacccaaaacccaaacaaggaagcgggtgccgactgcgcagcctgagtctcgtcataagcaagcgggctagttggatggcctactccagaactagctgttgtgaaattgttgggaatttaattgattaacacatcacataaactgttattgagtgttgttgatacactgaacttgtgccctcggaaccaaatctgaaagcaagcagctttggagttttggaagtagactgcaggcaggcagctggtggatacattcTGGCATGCATAAGATAATGGTAAGACCGACAAATGCAGTGTtaaaacacgtgtatgaaacgtattaaatatgcaaacacagatccggtataaacactgacaccaaaaaaaaaaaaccctcccgtttttggaaagctaaatgttgacaggtatgctccATGTTGACCAGGGTGCATACATTTTGCCCAGATATCTATGATTGCTTAATTAATATAAGTGCTTAAGCCGTGATTCATTTCGAAATACATAACGTGTTATAAAATATTAACACAATCAATGAATTTTGTTTGTCTGATGTCACGTAATGAAAGCCGCAAAACCTGAAGCCGCAAGCCTgagagtttattttactgtctatggagttAGCTTAAGATGGAGAGGAACTGTGAGGAGCTTGTAGGTGAAAATCAGTTTTAAAGGGTGCCTGATGTTAAAATCTCCATCATCAGAAAGTACAATATTTCCTTCCACTTCTGGATGATTCACAGCTGTTTCTCCCACTTAAATCCAGGGACTCCCTACAGGCTCTCCAAGAGTGCCTTAAAGTGAActttcgccaaaatgcatcctagggtgtttttgtaAATGTACCCAAGTCTCTCTACAAATGAACTCGAgaattgagaacattgttcgtgtacacagtttactaaaaagaaaggttttggacaATCATCTCTGACCTTATACACCCCCATTCAGCCCCCAGGTCTCTTAGATCTGGCAACAAAGGCCTTCTCTACATCCCCCGTTCTTGGCTAAGGCAAAAAGGTGACAGAGCATTCACAGATGGAACTGCCCCCTCCATCACTGCTTTTGAATCCAGGCTCAAAACCCACCTGTACTCTCTGGCCTTCTCTGCCCTCTAACGTGCTATGCTTGCTTTCTATGttctgtacatgtatgtgtatatgtattttattttcatttctttttctttctgttttgaaAACAGCTTTCCTTTTATAAGCTTCTTATCTtaaaaaagtaagtaagtaaaattattattttatagcaCATTTATACACAGCTTAGGCTGACCAAAGTGCATGAAGGCAACAAAGGCAAGGTTAGAGGAGAATGCAGAGTTATCCGGTTCCTACTGACCAGTTATAAACtgagagccagggcactttgacatgggctgcactcactgtgatttggaaaatggacaagaatatgaagTTATCAAgagtctttgcctttgtgtaatggaattgGTGAGCCTTGAAGTCTTAATAATTTGTAtgcatgaagcacatgatatgccgattgaaacacattccactcagctagctACGTGGCtgcaggctcataattcacttttaatagcaaacagaaacagaaaatgtctagctagcatcatgcttctatttccaaaggaatgaaagctgttcacaccaacttaatatcatgcctatcattgttaatattgtgctatatgtgtggcacaaacaatgttagttTGTAGattagccataggctatatttgaatggagctggtaaaaaaagatcattcTAACTTTGGATGATTTTGGGTGTCACCCAAAATCAGAGCTAACCTGAGGAAGCCAACAGTGAAATGCGCCATAATAAACAATTCCTTACATCAGACCAGTGTGCGGTGATAATctgtattttttaaaacatataaACGCCTTAACACAGAACTGCAGAAATACTGTGTGTGGGCATTATTTCAGAGTGAATGCCACAAATGCAAGTTCTTTTGAATAATTACCCAACACAGTGAAAATAGCATTTAACTTGAATTGCCGTCATTAAATGTAATTTAGCCAATGGAGTTTGAGCACTCAGACACTCCCTCATATGGAGTAAACTAGCTGGAAATCTCTTAATCCACAACACTAAGGACATATTGTGTAAACTACCATGGAAACTACAATTCTAAAGAACGTCCTGATACTTCTGTTTatatgtttcatgcagttgtCTGCTGAAAGGAAAGGTAAGAATCCtgacattattattatcatttaagGTAATCATGTAAATTATAACATGTATCTATGAGCTATTCTTGACTTTGGAACTGTTACAGGTCATAGCCAAGGCAAACAGTCAACTTGCATTGCTTTCACAGATCTCTCTGGTTTGACTGTTGAAGTTGTATATCTTTGCAGATCTCTCTGCCAAAATGTTCACCTTTCCAGTGGAGTCTGATACAGCTCATGTGATCTTGGTTCCCAACCAGAGCAAGAGTCTGACTGCAGTGACCTTGTGTCTACGTTTCTTCTCAGACTTGACAAGAGCtcagtctctcctctcttttgccACCCTTGAGAGTCCAAATAGCTTCCTCCTTTTCAAACAAGCGAACCATGTGTATGAAATAAATGAGTATGACAATGTTCTGTTATTTAGGGGATTGGAGGACATTCCCAATAAATGGAATTCTGTTTGTGCTACTTGGAATTCTCAAACTGGTATTGCCCAACTATGGGTAAATGGGAAACCAAGCACAAGAAAAGGGGTACGACGAGGAAGTAACATCTCTGGAACACCCAGTATTATCTTGGGTCAAGAGCAGGACAGTTACGGGGGGAAGTTTGACAAAGCACAGTCTTTCGTGGGAATGCTTACAGATGTGCATATGTGGGATACAGTTCTTCCTTACCCTGAGATTGCTTTATACATGAATGGCATTCCACAGAAGATTAGTGGCAACGTGATCAACTGGAGCTCACTCGACTTCACCATTAAGGAGTATGTGCTTGTAGAGGACATTGTGAGTGGTTTAAATGATTGAAACCGTGACAAAACTGCTTCACTTTGTCAAGAAAGACAAATTTCATCCTGTTTCCCTTTCATTTGTCATTACAAATCTAAATCAGTTAATTAGTAGTCATTTAAAAAGATTTACAAAATGGCTTTGGAGTGTTTCTTCTGTAAAGCAATGGAAAATAAAAAGAGCAAAACTAGACTAGTAACTTAATTATCATTCATACAGGAGgtaaacattttcattttttgcatgaCATCAAAAAAAGTTCAATGAAAAGACTTTCTCAGCAGGGACCCAGACAGAGGTGAGCACCTATAACCTTAAATGGAGAATCAAGGCTGAACCCAGGCCAAGGGCCATGTCTGGGAACTACAAAAAAGAGTAAAGCGGCTTTCACAGAGGAAGAGTCATTGCTTTAAACCTGGTGGTAATATTTTTTCAGTTGTTCATCCGTTCCGGGACCGTAATCATTAATACAAACAGAGGATGGATAAAATCCATTATGTCATCAGTGGATGTGAGTAAACAGACTGACATCACACTAAACACTCCCTAAGTTGCACCCCTAAATGGTACACATATAAGAACGAGCAATAACTAAAGCATTCAGAAAAGCCAAACAGATATTGTCCTTTAGTTCTTCAAAATGGCTGTTTCTGGATCCATGGAAATCCTTATTGCTGACTCTTTTTACAACGTGTTTGGCAGAAAAAAAAGGTAAGGTATTAAATGTCACGACCATTCTATCAACTGAAATACTTACTCTATAAATTAATACATACTAAGATCATCATGCTGATTGCTTACTTATCATTTTTACAGATCTCTCTGGAAAACTTTTCACCTTCCCTGAGGTGTCTGATGCAGCTTACGTGAACTTGATTCCCAATCACAGCAAGAACCTGACTGCACTGACTGTGTGCCTGCGTTACTTCTCAGACAGAAAAGACATTCAGAGTCTCTTCTCCTACATCACtagcc
Proteins encoded:
- the LOC125311828 gene encoding serum amyloid P-component-like, whose protein sequence is METTILKNVLILLFICFMQLSAERKDLSAKMFTFPVESDTAHVILVPNQSKSLTAVTLCLRFFSDLTRAQSLLSFATLESPNSFLLFKQANHVYEINEYDNVLLFRGLEDIPNKWNSVCATWNSQTGIAQLWVNGKPSTRKGVRRGSNISGTPSIILGQEQDSYGGKFDKAQSFVGMLTDVHMWDTVLPYPEIALYMNGIPQKISGNVINWSSLDFTIKEYVLVEDIVSGLND